Proteins encoded within one genomic window of Raineyella fluvialis:
- a CDS encoding alpha/beta hydrolase yields MSNVEPRPLDPQAFPESTASAPGMRVITADTTPRFGSVALGVPYAQKSGRTLHLQVILPPRPLAIPDTADDVYPALLWIQGSAFHEQDLGHKLPALADFARRGYVVAIVEYRPSEVAPFPAQAKDAKTAVRWLREHAARFHVDPDRIVLGGDSSGGHTALMTYVTQDDQDYSDEPVADELGICCFIAFYPVTDITTMHDQPSALDHVSADSPEGYLIGRHNVLERPDLVAPTVIANHVAPAAERPLQPLLMMHGSRDRLVPFAQSVELYERLVAAGQDVTLYQLKGADHGGPPFWQPPVTEIMDAFIRRHLP; encoded by the coding sequence GTGAGCAACGTCGAGCCCCGTCCGCTGGATCCGCAGGCCTTCCCCGAGTCCACCGCCTCCGCCCCCGGCATGCGGGTCATCACCGCCGACACGACGCCACGCTTCGGGTCGGTCGCACTCGGCGTCCCGTACGCCCAGAAGTCCGGGCGTACGCTGCACCTGCAGGTCATCCTGCCGCCGCGTCCGTTGGCCATCCCCGACACCGCCGACGACGTGTACCCCGCCCTGCTGTGGATCCAGGGGTCGGCCTTCCACGAGCAGGACCTGGGCCACAAACTCCCGGCGCTGGCCGACTTCGCCCGGCGGGGCTACGTCGTCGCCATCGTCGAGTACCGGCCCAGCGAGGTGGCGCCGTTCCCGGCGCAGGCCAAGGATGCGAAGACCGCCGTGCGCTGGTTGCGCGAGCATGCCGCGCGGTTCCACGTCGACCCGGACCGCATCGTCCTGGGCGGCGACTCCTCCGGTGGGCACACCGCTCTGATGACGTACGTCACCCAGGATGACCAGGACTATTCCGACGAACCGGTCGCTGACGAGCTGGGGATCTGCTGCTTCATCGCGTTCTACCCGGTCACCGACATCACCACGATGCACGACCAGCCGTCGGCCCTCGACCACGTCAGCGCCGACAGCCCCGAGGGGTACCTGATCGGGCGGCACAACGTCCTGGAGCGTCCCGACCTCGTCGCGCCGACGGTGATCGCCAACCACGTGGCGCCGGCCGCCGAACGGCCGCTCCAGCCACTGCTGATGATGCATGGCTCGCGCGACCGGCTGGTGCCCTTCGCCCAGTCCGTCGAGCTGTACGAGCGACTGGTGGCCGCGGGACAGGATGTCACGCTCTACCAGCTCAAGGGCGCCGACCACGGCGGCCCGCCCTTCTGGCAGCCGCCGGTGACCGAGATCATGGACGCTTTCATCCGGCGTCACCTGCCCTGA